From one Bradyrhizobium sp. Ash2021 genomic stretch:
- a CDS encoding MBL fold metallo-hydrolase, with protein sequence MMRYFAVVSALLFRLIVPAAAEEPVRSECLAMANAPPRATPVSLRRIAARADEVSITYAGHSTYYIETPGGIRIATDYSGAYRTGRLPDIVTMNRAHSTHYSLFPDPHIQHVLHGWGDDGQPAHYAMRIGDVYIRNVTTDIRRYFGEDSSGEMIKDGNSIFIFEVAGLCIGHLGHLHHKLDETHFAAIGRLDIVMVPIDGTYTMSLDGVSEITRRLRASVVLPMHRFATPLDEFMRLIGQQFEIDQRSERTIRISRDTLPSTPTVIILDGV encoded by the coding sequence ATGATGCGTTATTTCGCTGTCGTCTCCGCCCTTTTGTTTCGGCTGATCGTTCCGGCTGCCGCCGAAGAGCCAGTGCGCAGCGAATGCCTGGCGATGGCGAACGCCCCGCCGCGCGCGACGCCCGTCAGCCTTCGCCGCATCGCCGCCAGGGCTGACGAAGTTTCCATCACCTATGCCGGCCATTCGACCTATTACATCGAAACGCCCGGCGGCATCAGGATCGCGACCGACTACAGCGGCGCCTACCGGACCGGCCGCCTGCCCGACATCGTCACCATGAACCGGGCCCACAGCACGCATTACTCGCTGTTTCCCGATCCGCACATTCAACACGTGCTGCACGGCTGGGGCGACGACGGGCAGCCGGCGCACTACGCGATGCGCATCGGCGACGTCTATATCCGCAACGTCACCACCGATATCCGCCGTTATTTTGGCGAAGATTCCAGCGGCGAGATGATCAAGGACGGCAACTCGATCTTCATCTTCGAGGTCGCGGGCCTCTGCATCGGCCATCTCGGACACCTGCATCACAAGCTCGACGAAACCCATTTCGCGGCGATCGGCCGGCTCGACATCGTGATGGTGCCGATCGACGGCACCTACACCATGTCGCTCGACGGCGTCTCCGAGATCACCAGGCGGCTGCGCGCCTCGGTGGTGCTGCCGATGCACCGTTTCGCGACCCCGCTCGACGAATTCATGCGCCTGATCGGCCAGCAGTTCGAGATCGATCAGCGCAGCGAACGAACCATACGGATTTCACGCGACACGCTGCCGTCGACGCCGACGGTGATCATTCTCGACGGGGTTTGA
- a CDS encoding amidohydrolase family protein encodes MAASTAPASKSGLYADPREDWLAQYTEDIIDPQRPIVDPHHHLWDRGGLRYMIEEMSADIASGHNITATVYVDCRSMYRAGGPEAFRPVGEVEFANGVAAMAASGGYGKAAICAGIVSHVNLMLGDGAKPVLEAEITAGNGRFRGIRHSSAWDADPNVAGMYATRPKGLLLDPTFRKGFACLAPLGLSFDAWLFHPQIGELIDLARAFPETKIVLDHCGGPIGIGRYAGKREETFPVWKASIQQIAKCPNVVVKLGGLAMCLLGYDFHLRPKPPSSEQAAAAWQPYIETCIEAFGPDRCMFESNFPPDKGQCSYQVIFNAFKRIAAQYSEAEKTALFSKTATDYYKLKLG; translated from the coding sequence ATGGCCGCCAGCACTGCACCCGCCTCGAAGAGCGGGCTCTACGCCGATCCACGCGAAGACTGGCTTGCGCAATACACCGAAGACATCATCGATCCCCAGCGTCCGATCGTCGACCCGCATCACCATCTCTGGGACCGTGGCGGGCTGCGCTACATGATCGAGGAGATGTCGGCCGACATCGCGTCGGGCCACAACATCACCGCCACCGTCTATGTCGATTGCCGCTCGATGTACCGCGCGGGCGGACCGGAGGCGTTTCGTCCGGTCGGCGAGGTCGAATTTGCCAACGGCGTTGCGGCGATGGCCGCGAGCGGCGGCTACGGCAAGGCCGCGATCTGCGCCGGCATCGTCAGCCACGTCAATCTCATGCTCGGCGACGGCGCTAAACCCGTGCTGGAGGCGGAGATCACAGCCGGCAACGGCCGCTTCCGCGGCATCCGGCATTCTTCCGCCTGGGATGCCGATCCCAATGTCGCCGGCATGTATGCGACGCGGCCGAAAGGGCTGTTGCTCGATCCCACCTTCCGCAAGGGTTTTGCCTGTCTCGCGCCACTGGGCTTGAGTTTTGACGCCTGGCTGTTTCATCCGCAGATCGGCGAACTCATCGATCTTGCGCGCGCCTTTCCGGAAACCAAAATCGTGCTCGACCATTGCGGCGGCCCGATCGGCATCGGCCGCTATGCCGGCAAGCGCGAGGAGACTTTCCCGGTCTGGAAAGCCTCGATCCAGCAGATCGCCAAATGCCCGAATGTCGTGGTCAAACTCGGCGGGCTCGCGATGTGCCTGCTCGGCTATGACTTTCACCTGCGGCCAAAACCGCCGTCCTCGGAGCAGGCCGCCGCGGCATGGCAGCCCTATATCGAGACCTGCATCGAGGCCTTCGGCCCTGACCGGTGCATGTTCGAGAGTAATTTTCCGCCCGACAAAGGCCAGTGCAGCTATCAGGTGATCTTCAACGCCTTCAAGCGTATCGCTGCGCAATACAGCGAAGCCGAGAAGACTGCGCTGTTCTCGAAGACAGCGACGGATTATTACAAGCTGAAGCTTGGCTGA
- a CDS encoding aminopeptidase, with translation MTAHQRNVSASIDPVKLDRLAEVAVKVGLRLQPGQDLLLTAPAVALPLVRRIAEHAYKAGAGLVTSFLSDEEITLSRYRYGHDAGFDRAAGWLYEGMAKAFAANTARLAIVGDNPMLLSGEDPAKVARASKANSIAYQPALEKIVNFETNWNIIAYPSPAWAKQMFPDDAEDVAVAKLADAIFAASRVDKDGAVVAWEKHNAVLRERTEWLNGQRFHALQYSGPGTDLTIGLADGHEWEGGASTAKNGITCNANIPTEEVFTTPHCRRVSGHVVSSKPLSYQGTLIDNIAVRFEDGRIVEAKASRGEEVLKKVLDTDEGAARLGEVALVPHSSPISKSGLLFFNTLFDENAASHIALGQCYSKCFVDGGNLTPQQIAAQGGNTSLIHIDWMIGSAETDIDGIHADGRRVPVFRKGEWA, from the coding sequence ATGACCGCACACCAACGCAACGTTTCCGCCTCGATCGACCCCGTCAAACTCGACCGCCTCGCCGAAGTCGCCGTCAAGGTCGGGTTGCGGCTGCAGCCGGGGCAGGACCTGCTGCTGACCGCGCCGGCAGTAGCACTGCCGCTGGTGCGCCGGATCGCCGAACACGCCTACAAGGCCGGTGCCGGCCTCGTCACCTCGTTCCTGTCCGACGAGGAGATCACGCTGTCGCGCTATCGCTACGGCCATGATGCCGGCTTCGATCGCGCCGCCGGCTGGCTCTATGAGGGTATGGCGAAGGCGTTCGCCGCCAACACTGCGCGGCTTGCGATCGTCGGCGACAATCCGATGCTGCTGTCGGGCGAGGATCCCGCCAAGGTGGCGCGCGCCAGCAAGGCCAATTCGATCGCCTATCAGCCGGCGCTGGAAAAAATCGTCAATTTCGAAACCAACTGGAACATCATCGCCTATCCGAGCCCGGCCTGGGCGAAACAGATGTTCCCTGATGATGCCGAGGATGTCGCGGTGGCAAAACTCGCCGACGCGATCTTTGCGGCCTCGCGCGTCGACAAGGACGGCGCCGTGGTGGCCTGGGAGAAGCACAACGCGGTGCTGCGCGAGCGGACCGAATGGCTGAACGGGCAGCGCTTCCACGCGCTGCAATATTCCGGCCCGGGTACCGACCTCACCATCGGCCTCGCCGACGGCCATGAATGGGAAGGCGGCGCCTCCACCGCCAAGAACGGCATCACCTGCAACGCCAATATCCCGACCGAGGAAGTCTTCACCACGCCGCATTGCCGGCGGGTGAGCGGCCATGTCGTCTCCTCCAAGCCGCTGTCCTATCAGGGCACCCTGATCGACAACATCGCGGTCAGGTTCGAGGACGGCCGCATCGTCGAAGCCAAGGCCTCGCGCGGCGAGGAAGTGCTGAAGAAAGTGCTCGATACCGATGAGGGCGCTGCGCGCCTCGGCGAAGTGGCGCTGGTGCCGCACTCCTCGCCGATCTCGAAAAGCGGGCTGCTGTTCTTCAACACGCTGTTCGACGAGAACGCGGCCTCGCACATCGCGCTCGGCCAGTGCTATTCGAAATGCTTCGTCGACGGCGGCAACCTGACCCCGCAACAGATCGCAGCACAGGGCGGCAACACGAGTCTCATCCATATCGACTGGATGATCGGCTCGGCCGAAACCGACATCGACGGCATTCACGCCGACGGCCGGCGCGTGCCGGTGTTCCGCAAGGGCGAGTGGGCGTGA
- a CDS encoding adenylosuccinate lyase family protein: MPAFPTSTTVLDSILFRDAFGTPAMREVFSDFSLISRYAEVEIALARAEARCGVIPAEAAEAIASRTDVSALDFDLLRRETDIVGYPILPLVHQMVKQCGEAGRYVHWGATTQDIMDTAVVLPVRAGLEIIAQDIADVRGILAGLSKRYRDTPMAGRTHLQQALPVTFGYKTAIYLAMFDRHAERLEQLKPRVLVGQFAGAAGTLASLGDRGFDVQKALCEELGLGVPVSTWHVARDGLAEVINFFGLVTGSLGKIALDVMLMASTEFGELYEPFVKGRGASSTMPQKRNPISSELMLAAAKGVRQHAGLMLDATVQDFERATGPWHAEWMAIPESFVLTAGALHQAKFALGGLIVDEKKMAENLDISRGLIVAEAVMMGLAPDIGRQEAHDVVYDACRVANEKGTTLADALSADPRVSGRIDRAAIDRLTSPKNYLGLAPEMVDRVLESGNR, from the coding sequence ATGCCCGCCTTCCCGACCTCGACCACCGTCCTCGACTCCATCCTGTTTCGCGACGCGTTCGGGACGCCCGCGATGCGCGAGGTGTTTTCGGATTTCAGCCTGATCTCGCGCTACGCCGAGGTCGAGATCGCGCTGGCCAGGGCCGAGGCGCGCTGCGGCGTGATTCCGGCAGAGGCTGCGGAAGCGATTGCCAGCCGGACCGACGTCTCGGCGCTCGATTTCGACCTGTTGCGGCGCGAGACTGATATCGTCGGCTATCCGATCCTGCCGCTGGTGCACCAGATGGTGAAGCAATGCGGCGAGGCCGGCCGCTACGTGCATTGGGGCGCGACCACGCAGGACATCATGGACACCGCCGTGGTCCTGCCGGTGCGCGCCGGGCTGGAGATCATCGCGCAGGATATCGCGGATGTACGCGGCATTCTCGCCGGTCTGTCGAAACGCTATCGCGATACGCCGATGGCGGGGCGCACCCATCTGCAGCAGGCGCTGCCGGTGACGTTCGGCTACAAGACCGCGATTTATCTTGCGATGTTCGACCGTCACGCCGAGCGCCTCGAGCAATTGAAGCCGCGCGTGCTGGTCGGCCAGTTCGCCGGCGCTGCCGGCACGCTGGCCTCGCTCGGCGACAGGGGCTTTGATGTGCAGAAGGCGCTGTGCGAGGAACTCGGCCTCGGCGTTCCCGTTTCCACCTGGCACGTGGCGCGCGACGGGCTTGCGGAAGTGATCAATTTCTTCGGCCTCGTCACCGGCTCGCTCGGCAAGATCGCGCTCGACGTCATGTTGATGGCCTCGACCGAATTCGGCGAACTTTATGAGCCCTTCGTGAAAGGCCGCGGCGCCTCCTCGACCATGCCGCAGAAGCGCAATCCGATCTCGTCCGAACTGATGCTGGCGGCGGCCAAGGGCGTACGCCAGCACGCCGGCCTGATGCTGGATGCGACGGTGCAGGATTTCGAACGCGCCACCGGGCCGTGGCATGCCGAGTGGATGGCGATCCCGGAAAGTTTTGTGCTGACCGCGGGCGCGCTGCACCAGGCCAAATTCGCGCTCGGTGGCCTGATCGTCGACGAAAAGAAAATGGCGGAAAATCTCGACATCAGCCGCGGCCTGATCGTCGCCGAAGCCGTGATGATGGGGCTGGCGCCCGATATCGGGCGGCAGGAGGCGCATGACGTCGTCTACGATGCGTGCCGGGTCGCTAATGAAAAAGGCACGACGCTCGCCGACGCGCTGTCGGCGGACCCGCGGGTTTCCGGCCGCATCGACCGCGCGGCGATCGATCGCCTGACCTCGCCGAAGAACTATCTCGGCCTGGCGCCGGAGATGGTGGATCGGGTGCTGGAATCAGGGAACCGTTGA